GCAATTAAATAAAGATGAAATGTATAGACTTTGAGTATTTGAGGGTCCAGCTATACAATGGAACTTTCACTTCTGCTAGTGCATTTTCAGAAGGTGGAAAAGAAGGTAATGGGCATATGTGGCAAATAATCTAAATCTTAGCTTTAGAAATTGAGATCCAAAAGGACCAAGTTCAACCAGTTCCACATATCCCAGGAATAGCTCTACTAGACCAActactaatgtcccaatttctgatataaaaaaagaacttttgtggaaaagaaatttttccctctttttattcagTTCAGAAAGGGCACTGAGGTGGGAATCACAAAATTATTTCTATCACTAATTGTATGACTGGTCCAAGGGTCTTTTATCTGTCTAAAATTGAATATGACCCAAAGTGGACTGGACTATCCTATAAGGTAGTGAGATCGCCACCACTTGAGGTCTTTGACTAGCCTGCATGACCATGTCTTTTCAAGGATTCCTGCTTAGGTATGAGATACACCTTTTTAAGACTTTTTCCTACTCTGATTTTGTAGTTATTATTAGCTAACTTCTTTGGACTCAGTGTCATCAATTGTAAGAAGTAAATTCTGGGtaagatggtctctaaagtcctttcatATGTACCTATGACAGCCTGTTTTAATACAAAAGCAAGGAAGTATGTTTTACCCTGTTTTCAACTTATTGGGACTAACATTGATCTTATTTTCCCTAAAGCACAATTAGCCCTGAGAGCACGTCTAAAGACATACCTAATTGGCATCAGCACACCtcaatttcccttttttcaaAGCCCTTCTAGAATCTTGGAAAAAAGAAGGATCTAGAAAAAGATGGGGAGGACTCACCATGCCCATTACAGTAGTAAACCCATTTCTCTCTGTTTTGTGTAGGGGTTACAGATTTCTTCAGCCCAGCTTTCTCCACAATGGAGCTGGGATCCTGCCGGGGGCCTTTCTTTAGAGTCCTTGAGCTCTTTCGAATGCTGCACACCACAATCACCACGAGCACCAGCAGGAGGAAGAGTACAATCATCCATGGCAAATGCTCATTGATATCAAAATGTTTGTGCAGGTTCTGCCTGGGCGACCCCCTCTTGGGGGCCTTGATGGGCGTGCTAGACCGCTCTCCTCCCGTGGCTTCCATGGGGGGCAATGGTTTTGGGACTGACTGGATATGCCGGTGGTGGTGACTTTGCTGGTGGTTCACAACCTGGAGGTTTGGGGAGGTCTTGTTCACGCCTCCCATCTCCCTGGACAAGGTGGCATTTTTGGAGGCTGCCAATTCCTGGCTGCCACTGTGTACCTTTGGTCTGGCAGAAGCAGAAGAGTTGGATCCCGTCGAGTTCATACCTGCAataaaggaaagcaatttggcatatgtatatttatataagtacATAGGGGTGTGTTTACAGAGGtgtaaaaagagagagggaaagaagaaagagagagacggGGAGggtagagggaaggagacagacaggaagagaaggagagatggagagagagaagatgagaaagagaaaagaggtgggggggggggagtagggaTAGGGAAAGAGAgtggagagacagaaaggaagaaagaaaagagggagaaagggaaagagtgaaGATAGGGAGAATGAACAGAGAGGGTGagtgagagggaaggaaacagacagaaagaaagaaagtggagatagggagagagagaacaggagaggtggaaagacagaggagaaagaaaagggagagggtaAGAACGTGGGTATAGGGAAAGagtacagaaagaaagaaaagaaagggagacagagagagtggagaaagagagacagacaggaagatatagagaagagagaggtggggagagaaagggagaatagaggtagagagagatgggggagtgagaaggagagagatagaaagggagttagaaaaggggagggatagagtaggggagagagaaagagagggagacagaaagaaatatttttctgctttcctctcTCCTGCCCCCACTGAGCTTAGCCCAGATAGAAGGAAAGCTGATTGAATTTGAACCAAATGCCTCATTAACTGGGctttggggagagaaaagaaaagattttacaaTTAAACTATCACTATATCACAGAGATTGGGGTGAGGAGGTTGGGGTGGGAAGAGAGTAAATAAGGAAACACAGTTTGATTGCACCTCCATGCACAGTCAAATATTGGATTTAAACAAAGTTGAAAAGGAGAAGCAGGAAGGTCTGGCCATGACTTATGTGGTAGCAGAGGATCATAGTTAGAGCTCAAAAGGtcaaaagtcatttagtccagcTGCCTTAATttaaagagatgaaatgacttgctcaaggtcacacaggtcattaagtggcagagctgggatcaaactcaggtcttccaactctaaaacccCATGGTCTTTCTACCTACACCATTTCTCATGTCAACTGGATGAAACATTtagaaaaggctaaataaattatattatcttCAATAATAAGACATTGGAATAGGCTACTCTGAGAAGCAGTGAGGGGTCAATCATTAGAGATCTTCAGACAGGAACTAGATGGCCACTTGTCAAGGGTATTAAAGAAAGAACTCAGGTTTCAAGTGAGAATTAATATATAAGACTTGAGCTCCATTCCAACACTGATCTTATGTAtgtgtttgtttgtatgtttACCTGTAGTTTCATAATTGACAATATGTCCCCACATAAGATATGCTGAGTTACTTGATGTTATTTAAATAGGAAacattagttaatttttttaccAAGATTTCCAACTTTTCTCATCACTTGAATAACTTACTtgcctctcttctctcatttccGATCTAAGATCACAGATTTACTCCGGCCCCcatgttcctttttcttctttctcacatAGTTCCCCTCTTTTCTTAACACCTTCACCTTTGCAATATTCTCAGGGTTTAGAAAACTACAATGGCAACCACTTCAAGACAATGACCTTACGGGAGAAATTTTGAAGTCTAGTAACACTTAACAGAAAGGGGCAAAGTTTCCACGGTTAGGGATGCAGTTGAGATTGATTGGGATAGAGAACAAAAAAGATGGAAAGTCAACAAAGggacagaatgctggacttggagccaggaagacctgggttcaaatctagcctctgacacataatagcTGTGTAGTCCTGGTCAAGTCGCTTTACTGCTGTGCCTCAgcatccttatctataaaaaataaaggaattggaatGGAATGGCTTTCAAGGTCCTTTTGAGCTCTAAATTGATGAGTCTATGATCCTAAGTCCAATTTGCTCCCATAAACAGCTACAGCAAAAGGTTTATTAGGAAGTAGCCCTGAATCTTATAACTGAAATGGGATTTAAGGTTTTACTTTTTAAGATCTGAACTCACCCTTTTATGTGGATAGCTCAAGAGAAGTTAAATTTTACAATCATGAAGAATAATTCTCTGCCTCTACAAAGAAGTAAGAGTTTTGGGTTCACACCTGCTACAACTTCACCAGGAGGGCTAGTGAATTAGGCAGAAACCATTTGGGGGGCCAGTGCATCTTTACCCAGCATCCCTGGTGCTCAGATCCATCCTGCTAACCCACATTTAGCAAGGTCATGGCGCAGTTACCTTTGGGAATGTAAGTGGGAGGAGGAACTTCATGGTATTCCACCTGCTCAGGGCTGGCAAAGATGGCTGTGTCAGGGAAAGACGGAAGAGTGCCTGGGAAAGACGGGAGCGGGCCACAGACGTTGTCTGTCTCCTTAGTCCCCAGCTTTACCAACATCAGGTTCTGGCTCAGGCAGTTGGTGTAAGTTTTGCATTTCTTCACACTAGAAGGCACATCAGAAAAGGAACCCGGAGGGCACTGCTTGCACCGCACGTCTTCAgtctctgtccctttcttccGCACGCCCCAACCCACGGGACAAACCGTGTGGGGGACACAGGTACCATTAGACTGAAATGTGCCAGATGGGCAAGCGCATTCCCGGTCAGTCAAGGCAGTACAGGGTAATTTCTCAACCATTGGCTGTTTGCAAGGTTGACTACAGTTATGGCATTTCTGGATGCCATTCTCGTGCCTGGTAAAAGTCCCAGGGGGGCAGCGGCTGCATACCCGCAGGGTAGTGTTGGTACAGTGCTCAGACACAAAGTTTCCAGCTGGACACTTGTCACAGGTAAGCCAGTGGCCAGTGGCAGAGTCAAAATGGAGATATGTGCCAAAGTGATTCATGGCATCCTGTTCAGAAGTCAGCTGCTTGGGCTGAGCAGGAGTGGTGCTAAGGAAGATAAGCTGAAAGAAAagttggggaaggaaggaacaaaaaaacccaagaagGTGTTAGATAGCAACAGGAAAGACCAGAATAGAGGACTGATTCCCACCACCACTGAGTTTCAAAGGACCAAAGATCTACAAGGTTGAAATGAATCAGTAAAGAAGTAGTCAAACATTAACTGAGCACTAACTACAAACCAGGCACTGTATTTGGGGAAGACACAGAGATGAGTAAGATATGGTCTCTGCCCTTAAAGAACTTATCTAGGAGAGGAGGCCAGACATATGGCAAATGACTAATACATGGAAGGACACAATATCACTACAGGAGATGAACAAAGTGCTTTGTGAtcacaagaaaagaaagatgagttggagggagggagacaaccaGGGAAGGTGATGGTTTATTTGGGCATTGAAAGATGGAGAGGTTTTCAAAAAGCAacaacagaagaggagaacattAGAAGTAAAAAGAGCAGCAGGaataaagaagggagagagtacAGAAAAGTAAAGGGCATATTTAGGTATGAGTACATGGCCAAACCTGGCTAGAACAGAAGGCACGTGAAAAGGAATAGTGAGAGACAGAGTTGAAAGGGTATAATGGGGGTCAGATCATGGAAAGCCTTAAATGCTAGactgaggaaagaagaaaccaTGAGAACCCTTCTGTCGTTTGGTTAATtgttttataaagtatttatatCAAAGGAAACATTCTACTAAATAAATTTTCCCACTTTCCCCAAATCCCCAAGTCCAGCACATCCAAAATTTGTGCACTTATTTATATAAACCAAGACAGTTATCATCATTATTCCTATTTCTATTATCTgctatctatatctattatcATTATTCACATTGAGTCAATATAAGGTCAGTCTGTCATTCGACAGACTCAGCAATAAGAGGGAACTTTAGAATCCTTTAACAAATGGTGTAACTGAGTCCCAGACAAGGAGTGATTTGTATTAATGAGAGATTTGCAGTTCCCTAACAATTTTATGACCTCATTCATAGGTTATCTACAACCTCAGAGAACAAGTtcttattaagttcctactatgtaccaagtactgTATGAGGCATTGGGGGATATAAATGAACCTTTGCAGATCACTGCCCAGAAAAACCAGGGTCCTGTGCATCAATGGTCCTCTTCTATATTCTGCTTTGCTTCCATAATTTCTCAGAACCTTCTGggaattttccagtttttctaatttttaccaTGGGTGACTTTAATAGATTGTCACTATTACCACTGGGTCCTTAGGGCtatattattttcacttttcttccatttcatagTGTTAACCATTAAGATTTTGATAGCGAGGAGGTACAACAGATagtgctaaacttggagtcaagtaggttttaagttcaaatcctgcttcaggattagctgtgtgaccctaggcagtcACTTCAGGGCCTAGaaactcatttcttcatctgtaaaatgagactaatgATAGCACATACCTCACACCattgttgtgagaatccaatgagataaaATGTTAAAGTGCTCTGCATACCTTAAAAGAGCTATATAACTAGTagtatactactactactactactactactactactactactactactactactactactactactactactactactacttctactactactactacttttatTGAAAACTCCTTGATTTCAAATCTTACATTCACTATACCAACTATTTCTTGTTGATCCCAAGTCCTCTTATGGTATTACAACGATTCCTGCAGAGAACAGCCCATTTACTACTATGCAGCTTAAATGGATCCCTATGGTCTTCTCTGAATTCCAGACACCCGAAATGGGCAAGTGGATTTgaattctgccatttactagatGGGTCATGACCTAGGGCAACTAAGCCTATTTTCTTATTGGCTCTCTTGTTCAGTTCTACAGAAACCTAAAAGAGCTGTTCTCTCAGGTTGGGCTCACTCTTTGGTCATAGAACTTCTCCACAGTGTcccttgggaaaataaaatgatgttTGTTCCACAGAATCAGGCCTGTAAACTTGCTCAGTAACCCAACCCCTTCCTCTAGTCAATTCACACTGCCAGTCTATACCAGTCATGACTTAAAGCATCTTGGAAGTGAGTTTCCATTACCTCAGCTACTTTGATGGTAACAGAGGAGGCATCATCTTCCACAACTGGATGAGATTTTTATGCCACTTTATAGAACAGAAAGGAGCAGCAAGGAGGCATAATACATAGAGCACTAGGcaaggaattaggaagactcaacttagtaagttcaaatctagtctcagaccccttactagctgtatgaccctgggcaagtcgcttaaccctgtttgcctcagttgttcTTCTATAAAaagagtaggagaaggaaatggcaaaccaatccagtacttttgccccccaaaaaacccaacttgggtcacggagagtcagacatgacttaaactcaacaacaacaacaacatagaaCCAAAAAACCCTAGACTTGGAAAAGTCCCAAAAGAGTTAAGCATCTAAATGGTCAACTAtgtgaaaatgtatttttcatatactgtattaattcctatatgTTAAGGAGAATTATTCTGTATTCCTGTGCCTGGGGTCTGAATAAGAGATATCATCTAGTCTTCTGCTTTTTGTATTCTATACTTGGGAATCCCAAGGAACgtcttccttttttaaaggatttgtttaattttttaaaaattatttttaaaaatatttttccatgtttacatgattcattttctttctcttcactcttccctcctcctcctctcaaaGCCAATAAGAAacttcactgggttatacaaattttatcacttatacctatttccagcattcatttttgcaatagagcaatcttttaaaaccaaaaccccaaatcatgcacccatataaacaagtgataagtcatatgtttttgctcccacagttctttctctggttgtagatagtgttctttctcataagtccctcaggattgtcctggacccattgcattgctactagtagagaagtccattacatttgatcattccagaATGTTTCACACAATGTTTcattgtgtaaaatgttctcttatTCTTGTTtgattctacatcagttcatggaggttcttccagttcatctaGAAATGCTCCAGTTCATCATTATAGGATTTGTTTAATAATTGAAGGAGAGAAGTGTTCTTTTCCTGTATCCTGTGTGTTTCCCAAGATATAGGCATGGGGAAGGGTCAATAAGTTGATGGATCACCTCTTAATTAACTATCTctaattaaagatgtcttgggatgttcaagggaagggttgaataatgagctcctaaaaatctatttattaaactACTTGACCCAGCTCAGGTTGTCCCTGGTCACAAGAGAGCCATAGAGATCTATATCACTTTCTCAGTTATAATGCTGGCCTAACCGATAAACCTGAtacaatcaataaacttttattttcaacCCAAAGTCAATCTCTCAAGATAATTTCAAGTATAAAAAGTAACTAAAGAGATGACTTTCTCTGGAGAGAAAGGAACTGCAGTCTGTCTAACAAATGGTGTTGAAAGACAGACTAATATTTCTGAGATGTATAATTcactcattcttcttttctttaaaggattGTGGGGTAGGGGAAGGGTAGAGTATTCATTGATTTTCTAATTAAGAAACTTTAAGATCTTAtgttgaggcagctagatggttcagtgaatagagagccagatcaggaggtgggaagtcctggtttcaaaaaCTGGTCTCGGAcatttcctaaatgtgtgaccttacgcaaatcacttaagccccattgccaaACTcttagttcttctgccttgaaaccaatattaaggtattgattctaagacaaaagataaagtttttttaaagatcatcttaggtaaaaaagaaaaaagttttacttTTGATTGTGTTGTCCTATAAATCTTCCAGTTTCTATTTCTGACTAAATTTCCTTTCCTTGCTCATTTGTTGTCTCCTAAAAGCTCATCCCTAGTCTCTCTGCTTTGACCACCACCACTAGGTGAACCTCAATGAGGGGAAAAAGGCCCCCAAAACTCCACTGTGCAGAATGGCACCTTCCCTTGCCAAGTGCCCTGATGGGAAGATTTAGACCTAAAGGGCCTAAATACTAAAGAACCTTAGCAGAGAGGGCATCTTGTTCCACTGCGTGTAATTTAGCACCTCAGTTCTAACTGAAAAGGCTGACTTAGAAAAGCAGCAGCATTAAAGTTTGAAAGGAAGCATGAATACTCAAAATGACAACCTCTTTTGTCCCCTTGCCCCTAAAAAACCTACCTCAAACAGGTTATTAAATCAGGGAAGATTAtataaagaagagaggagaatacTGGGAGCTGACCCAGGGCACTTTAGCATGGAAGTTAGGCACATATATAACATTCTGATGGACAGTATGTTACAACTCTGGCTCCCTACCTGATCTGGGAGAACAGCCAGACCATACCAGACTGAATGCATTACACTTacgcttacacacacacacacacacacacacacacacacacacatacacacacactctcactcaCACCCATGACTCTGCAGAAGGAACATAAGCTGTCAAATTGCTCTGTGCTGGGTTTTGGGGGCTCTGCTTTTAGATCCCTGGAAAAGACTTTTTACATTTCTCCAAGTAATCATCTATTGGTGGGAAGAGGCTGCCTGGCATTTCTAGATAGTGAATAAGGAAGCAATTATTGAAGTCATGAGAGATGACAGTTGCTTCAGAGGCCCACTGATTATTGTATCTCAGAAGGCTGTCCTGACAGTAAACAAACCACCCTCCAACCCCCAACTCCACTTCCCTACCTATCAAGTGgattccttccttctcattcatTTGGGATAACCGATCacatttctaattaaaataagaCTAATGCTATTCCAGTTGCCTAATGCCAGCTAAGTTATATAAAACCAAGCATTGCAGAGGACCTGGTTAGACAATGGACATATATgggggaatttaaaaaatattttgatcttacattttcaaaaacaaacaaaaaccaaagcaGGACCATAAATTTGGggttgaaagggactttagatgtCATGTAGACCAAAGCCTCTTACTTGGCCAGTGAGTAAAATGAGGCCTGGAAggttgcccaggatcatacacgGAAGAAACATTAGAACTCAGATTTTGGCCAAGGTACCAGATTCAAGAACCATGCTATTTCACCATGCCCTGAGACTATTCATGTAGcccatatgtatgtatgtctatggtatataatcatatatatgcGTATATGTAAAAGCCCCTGAGAGGGGCAGAATGGGGATGGAAGGGCAAGAGTTCCTCAGGTAAGGGctgggaaaaaaagagtcaagtcaAAGTTTGGGATCAGAAGGGCCTCAATTGCTGGTGGCAATTAAGTATGATTTACTGAATGAATGTGCAAGCTTATAAAAGGCAAAAACTGCAAGGAAATTTTCTCATGGAAATCCAGCTTTGGGCAAAGGACTATAGGCAGGGGTAAGCTGGAAGATAACAGGAACTGAGAAAAGGGAGATACCAAGAGTCTGGTAAACATACTTTTCTGCCTCGGAAAAGGGGCCTGGGAAAAGAGTATTGACTCAGTCAGCAACTTGTTGAGAAATGGAGGGAATCAGCTATTTTGTTGgtgggaaatgtggaaactgagggatctcAGACTTTAGTCTTACACAGATCCTGGACCTCACCTGACATCAGGGGTCTCAGACCTTTGTCTTTTCAGACCCTGAGATCACAGGCCCTGACACATATACCTATAATCATCTACATCTAGACACATACAGatagatatatttacatattcataCACACATTCTTACAAAGTCTTTAGTGGGGAAAAGATGAGGGGATATGTTTGGTTACTCAGCAGTTCTGCAGATATAGAGAAGGAActtagaatcacaaaatgttaagAACTGGGATTCATCCAGCATTTCCCACTATGTGGACAAAAcctataaatcagtgattcccaaagtgggtgccaccgccccctggtgggtactgcagcaatccaggaaggtggtaatggccacaggtgcatttatctttcctattaattgctattaaatttttttaaaaattaatttccagggggctctaagtaatatttttttctggaaagggggcagtaggccaaaaaagtttgggaaccactgctataaatCCTGATCTGGTGGATTTACAATATCCACTGGAATAtagtgaataaatataaataaataaagagaaattggGGAATTTGGGAAGCTTTTTTTCAAACTTTGACAGATTTTTAGGAGGAAAGGAATGGATGTCATGAGGACAGGCAGGCACAGATACCTGTGGAGGGAATACCTTCAACGATGAAATCTTAGATCTATTTGAGTTTGGGActacagtcatccctcactatatcatgTATcgtggagtttttgctatatcacaGGATTTTCATTCAATTTGTGGCATAGTACTTCATTGGTGAGTACccatatagaattatatatgcTGTTAAAATTACATAGGTTTAAAGAGTatagaaagtgtttaagagcatatgaagtgtttataagagtgtgggaaaggttaataagagtgtggaaaaggtttataggaaaaTGAGAAGgctttataaagccttaaaacatacacacacacacacacacacatatatatatatatatgtaaaataaaataaatagaacacgctactactttgtggattttcacctgtTGCAGGGGACNAGGCACAGATACCTGTGGAGGGAATACCTTCAACGATGAAATCTTAGATCTATTTGAGTTTGGGActacagtcatccctcactatatcatgTATcgtggagtttttgctatatcacaGGATTTTCATTCAATTTGTGGCATAGTACTTCATTGGTGAGTACccatatagaattatatatgcTGTTAAAATTACATAGGTTTAAAGAGTatagaaagtgtttaagagcatatgaagtgtttataagagtgtgggaaaggttaataagagtgtggaaaaggtttataggaaaaTGAGAAGgctttataaagccttaaaacatacacacacacacacatatatatatatatatatatatataaaataaaataaatagaacacgctactactttgtggattttcacctgtTGCAGGGGACTTTGGAACGTAACTCtt
The window above is part of the Gracilinanus agilis isolate LMUSP501 chromosome 4, AgileGrace, whole genome shotgun sequence genome. Proteins encoded here:
- the TNFRSF21 gene encoding tumor necrosis factor receptor superfamily member 21, which gives rise to MGASASSTAAGRRCSSFLSSSSSRYARGPRAAMITHSFFLLIFLSTTPAQPKQLTSEQDAMNHFGTYLHFDSATGHWLTCDKCPAGNFVSEHCTNTTLRVCSRCPPGTFTRHENGIQKCHNCSQPCKQPMVEKLPCTALTDRECACPSGTFQSNGTCVPHTVCPVGWGVRKKGTETEDVRCKQCPPGSFSDVPSSVKKCKTYTNCLSQNLMLVKLGTKETDNVCGPLPSFPGTLPSFPDTAIFASPEQVEYHEVPPPTYIPKGMNSTGSNSSASARPKVHSGSQELAASKNATLSREMGGVNKTSPNLQVVNHQQSHHHRHIQSVPKPLPPMEATGGERSSTPIKAPKRGSPRQNLHKHFDINEHLPWMIVLFLLLVLVVIVVCSIRKSSRTLKKGPRQDPSSIVEKAGLKKSVTPTQNREKWVYYCNGHGIDILKLVAAQVGSQWKDIYQFLCNASEREVAAFSNGYTADHERAYAALQHWTIRGPEASLAQLISALRQHRRNDVVEKIRGLMEDTAQLEADKLALPSSPTPLSPSPIPSPNPKSENATVLTVEPSPMDKNKGFFVDESEPLLRCDSTSSGSSALSRNGSFITKEKKDTVLRQVRLDPCDLQPIFDDMLHILNPEELHVIEEIPQAEDKLDRLFEIIGVKSQEASQTLLDSVYSHLPDLL